The region ATGGTCAGTCAGCTTAGGATGAGCGCAGTCATTGCAACCGTTCGTCTAAGAGAGTGTTTGAAAAGGGTAGGGATGGTTAAAACCATCACTACAATCCCTAAAAAACCAACCGCATTCATCCGTGTTCTTATGGTTGTAGTAACGACTTTAGTCGTCCACATCACTAGAAACCGGGCCTTTAAAGCCTCCTCTGAGGAAGCTGATTGACAATTGTTGTTCTAATCGAAAATAGCAGCGGCTATCGTGCAACGACGCTGTCTCAGTCCATAGTTGGAAGGGGTACTGGTGGACTATCAAACTGCTTATAATTTGTTAATTACTCAAGGGTTAGACGCGGATCAACAAGATGATGCGCTGCTCACGCGGTTGCGCCAGGGGTTGCCTCCAGTACCTGGGCAAGTTACTTCAATTTTGCTAGCGCTCAAAGTAGTGTTTGAAGCATTAAAAGATCACACTCAACTGGATCGTGACTTGGCAGCAGCACTGCACTTGCTCACGATCAATAGTCGGCAGCAGTTTGAGGCAGGACATCAGGCAGGGGTAGAATGGCCGCCTTTGTTAGATGAAGACTTGACTCGTATCGCGATTTCAGTTAGCAATATCTTTTTGGGTGAGTGGAGCGAATAAGCCCTTGGTTTATCCCCTGGTTTTGGTTTATCCTCTGGCTACTGCTGGGATGGACGCTTCTGCAATTCGCGAAATGCCCGTTTAACGGAGTCTAAATTGGGTACCTTGCCCCCATATCGCCACTGCACATACGCCTGAGAAATTTGTTCAATTAGTTCTGCATGGGGTTTTGGTTGAGTTGCCTTTGCCTGAGCAACATACTCAAACGGAGTTTGGGTAGGGCGTTTGCGAAACCCCTGAGTATTGAGCCAATCCACCATTTGCCGATACAAGCGCTCCATTGGGGGTAAAGAGCCTAGCCAACGTCGGTAGCGCCAATTTCTCCAGAATCTCCACAAAAGCCACCCAGCAAAAGCAGTACTAATTCCTAGAAGGAGTAAAATAAATAAACCAACCCACCCCTGCTGCCAAAGTCCTACCAACCAGCTAACTACGGATGCCACCCAGGCAAAGACTCTCCCAAATACTTGCCCCAAGAAATTGCTAACGGGGGAAGGCAACCAACCTGCTACCCATTTCCAGAATTGTTGCAGCACGCTGAAAGTTTGGTCTTCTTCAATCGAAGGGGGAATCAGTTCATGACCGGGGATAGGATCAAAGGCAAACCAACCAAATTTCGGAAAATAAACTTCGGTCATGGCGTAAGCATCAGTGTTCTTCACTTCGTAGAGTCCGGTGAAGGGGTTGAACTCGCCTGGGGCAAATCCGACAACAAGCCGCGCTGGAATCCCAATTGATCGCAGCATGATGGTTAATGTTGTTGAGAAATGATCGGGATAGCCACCCTGGTACTTAAACAGAAAGGCTTCAACCAGGTCTTCTTTCGGGTTGAGATAGGGAAGTTCTGGTTGGATTGTGTAGCGTTGCTTCAATGCTTGTGCCAGAAATAAGGCTTTTTCATAAGGACTGGTGATGGGTTTTTCTGAAGTGGCTAGCAGTGTCTCCGCCTGGTTGCGAACCTTCTCTCGAATGTTAGCGGGCACCTCCATGTAGACTTGCCGAATTTTGTCGGTGTAGGTAGTAGGGGCTTGCTGTAACCGGGTGCGATCGCGGTAGGGCACGCTGGAAATGACAGTATAGGTTAACCCTTCTGATAAGCCCAGGGGCGATCGCAACGAGCCTTCAATATCCAGCGCGACTTGGGGCGTAGGGAAAAACAACTCTCTCGGATAGGTCAACGCTGGAATCACGTTAGGCAACTCGGCAACCATTGTATAGGTCTGAATCACCTCCTTCTTTTTGGATAGTGTAATCGGGACAGGCAAGAAAAACTGGTATGACCAGGCAGGACGTAGCACGGTTTTTGTTTGATTGTTGCGAGACAGTTCCCACCCCTGCCCCAGATATTTATCAAACGCCATGACGCGCCAAAAACCTTCAGCCTGAGATCTGACCCGCATGACGATTCTCGGTTTCATCTGCCCACGCAGATTTTGGTTCATTCGCGTGTTAAAGCCGTAGTAGTGGTTTTCATCCATTTCTCCGGGACCAGTTCCCCGTCCCTGCCGAACTTCGCCACTACCCGATACGTTGCCTTGCCGCACATAACCGGGATTGACAATTTGCTGGTTGTCCTGAAATTCTTGATTAATCGGACCGCTAACCGGAAAAGATCGTAGTTGATAGCCTGGAATCCGCGGCATCAGCATAAACAGCGTTAGCCCCAAGCCCAGAATCAGAACTAGGAACATCCCTAAACGCTTCCAGGACAGCCCAACTCGCTTGAATGGTGCTTTGTACGCACGACCTACCAGATCCAGGCGAGAACGGTAGTCCAATACCAGCACAGGTAACGCGATCGCCAGAAATAGCAACAAAAACAGCCCAAAGATCGTCCTTTGACTAAGGGTGCTGGCAACGCCAATCAGGATCAAGCCAATCACCATTGAGTAGCCTAGATCCTGACGGCGCGGCATATGAAAACTATGCAACACCTGAAGTTGAATCAATAATTCCGCTAGCACCAAGCGGGTATCGTTGAGTTGCTCTCTCAAACTAATGAAAAAAGCACCCATCGCTGCCAGCATTCCTAAGGCGATTAAGAACTTAGTTGCAACATTGCGTTTATGGCGATGAGTCCAACTCCAATAGCCTGCTAGTACAGTCAGCGGAACTGCCCACACGCTAAATTGCGTCTCGGCTGCAACATCTGTGGCAATAATTCCCACAATCACCATTGCCTGAGTTAATACTCGTAGCAATAATGACTCTTCCGTTTTAGGTAGTGGCTGATCAGCGAACCGTTGCCGTAGCCGACGGAAGATAGATAGCGATCGCCGCTGATCGCCTGGAGAAAGGCTGGACATAGTATTAGATGCAAATCGAAAGGGATAAACAGGATAGCCTTTATCCGTTATCGCTCATCCTTACGATTTAGACCACCCTAATCCAACCGAATAGCGAAGGATAGTGGTGCTTCCAAACCCTGCAGTGCTACTTCCAACCCGTAAGTATGGTTCAGTTCTGAATCAAACAACTCAGCGCTCAGGCAACCAGGAGTAGAGCGTTGGGTCATTGTTTGCTGTCCATTGCGCAGGAGCAACGTCCCACCACACGGTAAGGATGCTTGCACTCGAATTGAGGCTTGAGGAGTATACGTGACCTGTAACGTCACAACTCCTGCATCAGTTTCCCAGTGGCGATTAACCGTCGGTTCCTGAGCGGAGACCTTGAGAGTCAAACTGCTTACAATTTCCTTTGCTGCCAACAATGACAACAGCATTTGCTGAGCCGGAGCAGCCGCTTCGTAGTTGCTAATCACTGGTTCAGCAGTTCCAGCACTCGGCGATCGACTAGGTGACATCATCAAATTCACTGCCAAGTAGTTGAGCGCTTCGTCCTGCCCAGGAAATAGTTCTTCCACAGCACGAACCAACTTCTTACCATCTTGCAAAGATAATTGCACGACTTCTTGGCAGCGCTGAAGCAGAATTGCTAACACAGATTCAGGAATATGGGCTGGTACAGGTAGCTTCATTGCTCTCACCTGACGTAGCCAGCCCCAAATACCAGGCTCAATAGCAGGTTCAGCCTCAGTTCCATAATCAAGAATCTCCGTCTCCCAGGGAAAGAGCGGAGGATTTTTTTCAATTTCGCCTCGTAAGTGTGTTTTTAACAAGGCTTGAAAACGTTCTTGCACAACAGGTACATCTCCAAGTTCAAGGAAAGACTCTTGCGAAAAAGAGTGGTTAGACTCAGAGAAATCGGATGTTGATGAATTCATAGGTCGCGGTGTGAGCAAATTTGGCTGTTCCAGGGCAAATTGTCCGGTCGCCTCGCACCCAAGCACTCGACTCGCCGCCTCAACATCTGGTGAAGATGCTGCGGGAAGCAAATCCTGTAACAGCATCAGTATACGCCTCTGAATATCCTCTGAGTCACGATTCATGGTACAGATTCCTATTCATAGGTAGACTTGCCTTCTCCGGAATCTATATCGTTACGAATTTCCCAGGCACACTCCAGTAGTTTGAACCAATGCTTCTGTACCTGCGTTACGGTGTAACCCAAGGCTTGAGCAATTTCAGCGTCGGATACTTTTTTCTGCTTCAACCGCAGCAATTTCTGTTGCTGCGGGTCGAGTCGAGAGTTAAATAATTGCCATTGATGCAGAGTCAAACCTAAGTTTTTCTCCAGATCTGCTTCTAGCCATTGATGTACGAGTTCCCATCGGTGAGACAAAGCAAATCGGATAAGGTGGTACTTAAATCGTTGTTGCAAATAATCTCGCTGGCGTGGAGTAAGTCCCAGGATGGCTTCGATTTCACTGGTAGGTAGGTCTTGTAAGCGCAGCGTAAAATAGTCGGCACAGTCGCTCTGATTGCGTTCATCCAGGTAAGCAATTAATTCAGAAATCACTGTTTGCCGGAGGGTATCTTCAGCGGGTTCTGGTTCTTGGGCTACCATCTGTTCGCGCACTTGTTGCATAGATGCGGCATTCCAAGCATTTTCGCCCTCACCAGAGATCCCTTCGGCTGCTTGTTCGATATCGACTGGTGTTTCAACGGGCTGCTGCTGAGAAAAAGTTTGAGCCCGTAAGATGATTAACTGTTGCGTACGGTGCCCTGGTAGGGGAATACGTCGCTTTGCATAACGTTCTGTAAATGCCATGTACTCTGCTAGTTGCAGTAGTGTTTTTGGAGTGTATTCGGGGGGGAGTTGATTTTCTCTCCGAAAAGCGTTGATAGCTTCTCCCAAAAAACCTTGCAAAAAATCTTCAATCAGGGGTAACCGTGCCTGGTAGGTGGATTGGGATTGCGGTGGTGTGATGTAGCGATATACGACCGCACTGAGCGTACTAGCAAGCTCGACCCGTCCTCGTTCGGAGCCAAGTTTATAATAGTGCAAACATTGTTGTAGACGATGTTTGGATAAGGTTAAAGCCCACGATTCAGCATCGCCCGAAGCCTGAATGCGTTTGCTTTCAACGCAAATGCGATGCACTTCTTTGGAAATGCGGTCTGCTACGTCTCGGCAGTTCTGCTCAGAAGCGCTCGTAGACAGCTTGAATTCACTCAACAGTAGTTGAAAGATGGATTCCACGCTCTGGCAGATTTCCCCTACACTATTCAACGTTCGACGATACCTCTGATGATAAGTTTCCTCAATTTTGGCAACGATCGCTCACCATCGTCCAGATCAAAATTAGGTTTAGATAGATGAAGATTTAGTTCTTCTATACAAAAAATTGGGAGTCTGCATGAACTTAGATGAACAAGTCCGTGATTTGATTGACAATGCCCCCCAGGATGGAACCACTCCGGCGCTGGTTGAGGCGATCGCACCCGTTCTCAAACACTTGGCGACTCAACTTCGGCATCCGCAGTACTACGTGGTGCAGTCCCTGGACAAAAGTTGGGTTGTTAACATCATAAGCCACAATACTGAATCAAATCTGGAACGCAAGGTAATCTATGCCTTTTCAACCTTAAAGGACGTGTCATTGGGACCTGTATCTGTTAAAGATCCGCAAATGATTGCCTTACCAGTGCCAGTTGTTCACATTTTGTTTCAAATGGCGGCGATGGAGGGGGTAGATAGCGTGATTTTCTTTGAAACGCCTGGTAATGCCATGATAGGGACTGAAATTCAGCGATCGCAGTTGCAGGAACTGATTCAGATCCAACTATATGGACAAGTAAACCCTGCGGTGGAGATTCGACCAGATATTGCGTAAGGCAGGAACTCAGGGACGGAGGTTAGGCTGAGGAGCGTTGCAAGAGCCAATCAACGGCATCCGCGAGGTCAATGGCGATGTAATCAGGTGTGGTGTGGTGTTGATAGCTGCCGCTCAGGACTTGTTCGCCGTAGCCCGTCGTCACCAAAATTCCGATGCAACCTACATTATGTGCCATATCTATGTCTGTTGCTTTGTCACCAATCATAAAACTGCGAGCAATGTCCAGGTCATGATCCCAGGCAGCAGCGACCAGCATTCCGGTGTTGGGCTTGCGCCAGGTACTCCAGCGGGTGTAGTTGGGATCGGTGCCACCTTCGGGTGCGCTTAGATAGGGGCAGTAGTAGAGCGCATCCAGGTGTGCTCCGGCTTCTTCTTTTAACAGGTGGCAGAGGCGATCGTGGAGGGCATCTACATGGCTGGACGGATAGTAGCCACGGGCGGGACCGGATTGGTTGGAGACGAGGCAGCAGAACATACCGCAATCGTTGAGTTTACGGACGGCTTGCGCCACACCAGGAATCAGATTGAGATTTTCGACATTGTGGATATAGCCTGCTTCGATGTTGAGGACACCGTCACGATCCATGAATACGGCGGGTTGAGGCATGGGAGATTAAGGGTATAGAGGTTCGGATGTGGGTGGGGTGTAGGGATTAGGAAACCATAGGGATAGAGCAGAATGAGCGGGAACAGCGAGAATATCACTACTTTGCGGTGAACTTGCTGAGCAAGTTTGGGAAATTGACTGCCCAGGTAGGCAAGCTGCCTACGCCCCTTTATTCTTGGTCTGGTTGTCTTAGTATGGGTTTTGGTTGAGAGCCAGCAAGATTTTGAATGGTTTCTGACAGATCAATTCCAGTTGTTTGGCGCAGTTGTTCCATGAAGGCGGCAAGTTTGGTCGCGGTGGTGCCACCGTTTCCGTCCACCACAGTCACAGTTTGGACGCTGATCTCGGGAACAGCATCAGTGAGGGTTTTGAGCAGAGTTTCCAGACGTTGCAGCAGGTAAATATCGCGAGCGTTGGGACCGGCAGCGCGCCAGGATTCGGCAAGGCGGAGGGTGCCATCGGCTCTGGCTCGCCCATCTTCAATGATTTTGGCGGCGTTCCCCTGTGCCTGAGCGATCGCTTGCTTCCATTGGGCTTCTGCT is a window of Leptolyngbyaceae cyanobacterium JSC-12 DNA encoding:
- a CDS encoding hypothetical protein (IMG reference gene:2510096000) codes for the protein MVSQLRMSAVIATVRLRECLKRVGMVKTITTIPKKPTAFIRVLMVVVTTLVVHITRNRAFKASSEEAD
- a CDS encoding hypothetical protein (IMG reference gene:2510096001), with the protein product MDYQTAYNLLITQGLDADQQDDALLTRLRQGLPPVPGQVTSILLALKVVFEALKDHTQLDRDLAAALHLLTINSRQQFEAGHQAGVEWPPLLDEDLTRIAISVSNIFLGEWSE
- a CDS encoding transglutaminase-like enzyme, predicted cysteine protease (IMG reference gene:2510096002~PFAM: Transglutaminase-like superfamily; Domain of unknown function (DUF3488)); this encodes MSSLSPGDQRRSLSIFRRLRQRFADQPLPKTEESLLLRVLTQAMVIVGIIATDVAAETQFSVWAVPLTVLAGYWSWTHRHKRNVATKFLIALGMLAAMGAFFISLREQLNDTRLVLAELLIQLQVLHSFHMPRRQDLGYSMVIGLILIGVASTLSQRTIFGLFLLLFLAIALPVLVLDYRSRLDLVGRAYKAPFKRVGLSWKRLGMFLVLILGLGLTLFMLMPRIPGYQLRSFPVSGPINQEFQDNQQIVNPGYVRQGNVSGSGEVRQGRGTGPGEMDENHYYGFNTRMNQNLRGQMKPRIVMRVRSQAEGFWRVMAFDKYLGQGWELSRNNQTKTVLRPAWSYQFFLPVPITLSKKKEVIQTYTMVAELPNVIPALTYPRELFFPTPQVALDIEGSLRSPLGLSEGLTYTVISSVPYRDRTRLQQAPTTYTDKIRQVYMEVPANIREKVRNQAETLLATSEKPITSPYEKALFLAQALKQRYTIQPELPYLNPKEDLVEAFLFKYQGGYPDHFSTTLTIMLRSIGIPARLVVGFAPGEFNPFTGLYEVKNTDAYAMTEVYFPKFGWFAFDPIPGHELIPPSIEEDQTFSVLQQFWKWVAGWLPSPVSNFLGQVFGRVFAWVASVVSWLVGLWQQGWVGLFILLLLGISTAFAGWLLWRFWRNWRYRRWLGSLPPMERLYRQMVDWLNTQGFRKRPTQTPFEYVAQAKATQPKPHAELIEQISQAYVQWRYGGKVPNLDSVKRAFRELQKRPSQQ
- a CDS encoding hypothetical protein (IMG reference gene:2510096004) — encoded protein: MNSVGEICQSVESIFQLLLSEFKLSTSASEQNCRDVADRISKEVHRICVESKRIQASGDAESWALTLSKHRLQQCLHYYKLGSERGRVELASTLSAVVYRYITPPQSQSTYQARLPLIEDFLQGFLGEAINAFRRENQLPPEYTPKTLLQLAEYMAFTERYAKRRIPLPGHRTQQLIILRAQTFSQQQPVETPVDIEQAAEGISGEGENAWNAASMQQVREQMVAQEPEPAEDTLRQTVISELIAYLDERNQSDCADYFTLRLQDLPTSEIEAILGLTPRQRDYLQQRFKYHLIRFALSHRWELVHQWLEADLEKNLGLTLHQWQLFNSRLDPQQQKLLRLKQKKVSDAEIAQALGYTVTQVQKHWFKLLECAWEIRNDIDSGEGKSTYE
- a CDS encoding hypothetical protein (IMG reference gene:2510096005), yielding MNLDEQVRDLIDNAPQDGTTPALVEAIAPVLKHLATQLRHPQYYVVQSLDKSWVVNIISHNTESNLERKVIYAFSTLKDVSLGPVSVKDPQMIALPVPVVHILFQMAAMEGVDSVIFFETPGNAMIGTEIQRSQLQELIQIQLYGQVNPAVEIRPDIA
- a CDS encoding histidinol-phosphate phosphatase family protein (IMG reference gene:2510096006~PFAM: Polynucleotide kinase 3 phosphatase~TIGRFAM: D,D-heptose 1,7-bisphosphate phosphatase; HAD-superfamily hydrolase, subfamily IIIA; histidinol-phosphate phosphatase family domain), with amino-acid sequence MPQPAVFMDRDGVLNIEAGYIHNVENLNLIPGVAQAVRKLNDCGMFCCLVSNQSGPARGYYPSSHVDALHDRLCHLLKEEAGAHLDALYYCPYLSAPEGGTDPNYTRWSTWRKPNTGMLVAAAWDHDLDIARSFMIGDKATDIDMAHNVGCIGILVTTGYGEQVLSGSYQHHTTPDYIAIDLADAVDWLLQRSSA
- a CDS encoding hypothetical protein (IMG reference gene:2510096003), whose protein sequence is MNRDSEDIQRRILMLLQDLLPAASSPDVEAASRVLGCEATGQFALEQPNLLTPRPMNSSTSDFSESNHSFSQESFLELGDVPVVQERFQALLKTHLRGEIEKNPPLFPWETEILDYGTEAEPAIEPGIWGWLRQVRAMKLPVPAHIPESVLAILLQRCQEVVQLSLQDGKKLVRAVEELFPGQDEALNYLAVNLMMSPSRSPSAGTAEPVISNYEAAAPAQQMLLSLLAAKEIVSSLTLKVSAQEPTVNRHWETDAGVVTLQVTYTPQASIRVQASLPCGGTLLLRNGQQTMTQRSTPGCLSAELFDSELNHTYGLEVALQGLEAPLSFAIRLD